The proteins below are encoded in one region of Coffea arabica cultivar ET-39 chromosome 4c, Coffea Arabica ET-39 HiFi, whole genome shotgun sequence:
- the LOC140005144 gene encoding small ribosomal subunit protein eS12-like — MSGEEQPVAVETPAPALGEPMDIMTALQLVLRKSLAHGGLARGLHEGAKVIEKHAAQLCVLAEDCNQPDYVKLVKALCADHNVNLISVPSAKTLGEWAGLCKIDSEGKARKVVGCSCVVVKDYGEETEGLHIVQEYVKSH; from the exons ATGTCGGG TGAAGAGCAGCCTGTTGCTGTAGAGACTCCTGCTCCTGCTCTTGGGGAGCCCATGGACATCATGACTGCTTTGCAGTTGGTCTTGAGAAAATCATTGGCTCATGGTGGCCTTGCTAGAGGCCTTCATGAAGGTGCAAAAGTGATTGAGAAGCATGCTGCTCAGCTCTGTGTATTGGCTGAGGACTGCAACCAGCCAGACTATGTTAAACTAGTCAAAGCACTTTGTGCAGATCACAATGTGAACTTGATTTCTGTTCCTAGTGCCAAGACTCTTGGTGAATGGGCTGGT TTGTGCAAGATCGACTCCGAAGGGAAGGCAAGGAAGGTTGTGGGTTGCTCCTGCGTCGTTGTAAAG GATTACGGAGAGGAAACGGAGGGTCTGCACATTGTTCAAGAATATGTGAAATCTCACTGA